GTTTCGGCTACCAGATGGAGATCATCACCTATGCCGGCAGCGGTATCGATGATGTGCCTGGCCTGAAGGGGCGCACGCTCGCCTTCACCTCGCCCACCTCCAACTCCGGCTTCAAGGCGCCGTCGGCGCTGCTCAAGTCCGAGTTCAACCTGGAAGCCGACAAGGACTTCAAGACCGCATTTTCCGGCAAGCACGACAACTCGATCATGGGCGTGGTGAACCGCGACTACGACGCCGCCGCCATCGCCAACTCGGTGCTCTCGCAAATGCAGGCGCGCGGCGTGGTCAAGGCCGACCAGTACCAGGTGCTGTACACCTCGCAAACCTTCCCCACCACCGGTTATGGCTACGTCTACAACCTCAAGCCGGAGCTGGCCGACAGGGTACGAGAGGGCTTCGAGACGTTCGACTGGGAAGGCACCGCGCTGCAGGCCGAATTCAAGAACTCCGGCCAGGCGCAGTTCATCCCCATCACCTACCAGGAACACTGGGAAGTGGTGCGCAAGATCGACCAGGCCATGGACGTGAGCTACGCGTGCGACAAGTGAGCCACTCGAACGACGGAGTACCGCCATGAACCTGCTCGAGATAAGAGGGCTGGGCAAGCGCTACGCCACCGGCGACCAGGCCCTCGCCGACATCCACCTGGCGCTGCCGAAAAGTCAGGTAATGGCGCTGATCGGCCCGTCCGGCGCCGGCAAGAGCACGCTGATTCGCTGTATCAACCGCCTGGTGGAACCCACCGAGGGTGAGGTGCTGCTCGGTGGCCTGTCACTGACCGGGCTGCGTGGCGGCGCCCTGCGCAAGGCGCGGCGGCGCATGGGCATGATCTTCCAGGACCACGCCCTGGTCGACCGCCTCACGGTGATGGAGAACGTATTGTCCGGGCGGCTGGGCTACCTCGGCTTCTGGCGCAGCCTATGGCGCCGTTACCCGCGGGCCGACGTACAGGAAGCGTTCCGTTTGCTCGAGCGCGTCGGCCTGGCCCATGCCATCGACAAGCGCGCCGATGCGCTGTCCGGTGGTCAGCGCCAGCGGGTCGGCATTGCCCGCGCGCTGCTGCAGAATCCCGAGCTGATGCTGATCGACGAGCCCACCGCGAGCCTCGACCCGAAAACCTCCCGGCAGATCATGCGGCTGATTCGCGAGCTGTGCGAAGAGCGCGGCCTGACCGCGATCATCAATATCCACGATGTCGAGCTGGCGCGGCGATTCTCCGACCGCATCGTCGGCCTGCACGCCGGCCGGGTGGTCTTCGACGGCCCGCCCGATGCGCTGGATGCCGCGACCCTGACGCGTATCTACGGCGAGGAAGACTGGGGAGCCCATGCCGCCGAAGCGGCGCAGGATGACGACCCTGCCGTGCGGCCCGCACCGCGCACGCCGCGCTCCGGCTGGCCACGGGTGGCCACCTGATGGCCGGGCAGATGAACGTGAACGAGCGCCTGGCCAGAGCACGGGCCGGCGACTGGCAGCCGCCTCCTTTGCTGTCGGGAGCAGGGCAGCGCTGCCTGGTGATCGGCGGCCTGCTGCTCTATCTGCTGCTGGCCGGCTCGAGCATCAACCTGGACTGGAATCGCATCGCCGAGGGCTGGTCGCGCGGCCTGGCCTTCGCTGGCGGTTTCCTGCAGCCGGATTTCACCAGCCGTGGCGGCGATATCCTCGAAGGCCTGCTGGAAAGCCTGAGCATGACCCTGGTCGCCACCGTGCTGGGCATCGCCCTGTCGATTCCGGTGGGCCTGGGCGCCGCGCGCAACCTCTCGCCACTGCCGATCTACCTGTTCTGCCGGTGGGTCATCATGGTGTCGCGGACCTTCCAGGAGGTGATCATCGCCATCCTGTTCGTGGTGATGTTCGGCTTTGGCCCCCTGGCCGGCGTCGCCACGCTGACCTTCGCGACCATCGGCTTTATCGCAAAGTTGCTGGCCGAAGCGATTGAGGACATCGATGCGCGGCCGCTGGAGGCCATTCGCGCCACCGGCGGCAGCTGGTTGCAGGTGCTCAACTATGCCGTGCAGCCGCAGATCCTGCCGCGTCTGATCGGGCTGTCGCTGTACCGCCTGGACATCAACTTCCGCGAGTCGGCGGTCATCGGCATCGTCGGCGCAGGCGGTATCGGCGCGACGCTCGGCACGGCCATGGACCGCTACGAATACAGCACGGCTGCGGCCGTGTTGCTGATCATCATCGCCATCGTGCTGGCCTCGGAATATCTCTCCGGCTACGTACGTCGCTGGCTTCAGTAGGGCTTTATCCCCATGCCGATCATTCATGCCGAGACGGCCGAGCCGCAATGGCGCCGCCGCACCACCGCCCAGCAGTGGGCGCACTGGCTCGCCTGGTTCGCTGGCGCGCTGCTGTTCGTCTGGTGCGCGCGATTCATCTCCGAGAACACCCTATGGGAGTTCGTGGCGGACGCCGGAAGCCAGGGCGCCTCCTTGCTGGCGCGCATGGTGCCGCCCCAGTGGGACTACACGCCCGAGTTGCTCAGGCCGCTCTGGGACACGCTCAACATCGCCACCCTGGGCACTGCCCTCGGGGTCATGCTGGCGTTCCCTCTGGCGTTTCTGGCTGCACGCAACACCACGCCATCGCAGGTGATCAGAAGCGCCGCGCTGCTGATCATCGTCTCGTCGCGCTCGATCAACTCGCTGATCTGGGCGATGCTGCTGGTGGCGATGCTCGGCCCGGGCGTATTGGCCGGCATCATCGCCATTGCGCTGCGTTCGGTCGGTTTCGTCGGCAAGCTGCTCTACGAGGCGATCGAGGAGATCAGCACCTCGCCGGTCGAGGCCATCGGCGCCACCGGGGCAGGGCGCCTGCAGGTACTGCAGTTCGGCGTGGTGCCGCAGATCATGCCAGCGTTCGTCGGCACCTCGTTGTATCGCTGGGATATCAACATCCGCGAGGCCACCGTGCTGGGGCTGGTCGGCGCCGGTGGCATCGGCCTGCAGCTCGATGCGGCGATCAACAATCTCGCCTGGGATCGGGTCAGCGTGATCTTTATGCTGATCTTCGCCACCGTGATCTTCTCCGAATGGGCTTCGGCCACGCTGCGTCAGCGGCTTTCCTGATCTGCACCGTGCCGGACCGGCAGTCGCTGGCCCCGCCGGCACGCCGGTTGATTGTGATCCAGTACCGATTCGCACGTGCCACGATTGTCAGCCTCACGGCAACTCGCTAGCATTCCCGCCCAGCAT
Above is a genomic segment from Pseudomonas argentinensis containing:
- the phnE gene encoding phosphonate ABC transporter, permease protein PhnE produces the protein MAGQMNVNERLARARAGDWQPPPLLSGAGQRCLVIGGLLLYLLLAGSSINLDWNRIAEGWSRGLAFAGGFLQPDFTSRGGDILEGLLESLSMTLVATVLGIALSIPVGLGAARNLSPLPIYLFCRWVIMVSRTFQEVIIAILFVVMFGFGPLAGVATLTFATIGFIAKLLAEAIEDIDARPLEAIRATGGSWLQVLNYAVQPQILPRLIGLSLYRLDINFRESAVIGIVGAGGIGATLGTAMDRYEYSTAAAVLLIIIAIVLASEYLSGYVRRWLQ
- the phnC gene encoding phosphonate ABC transporter ATP-binding protein, whose product is MNLLEIRGLGKRYATGDQALADIHLALPKSQVMALIGPSGAGKSTLIRCINRLVEPTEGEVLLGGLSLTGLRGGALRKARRRMGMIFQDHALVDRLTVMENVLSGRLGYLGFWRSLWRRYPRADVQEAFRLLERVGLAHAIDKRADALSGGQRQRVGIARALLQNPELMLIDEPTASLDPKTSRQIMRLIRELCEERGLTAIINIHDVELARRFSDRIVGLHAGRVVFDGPPDALDAATLTRIYGEEDWGAHAAEAAQDDDPAVRPAPRTPRSGWPRVAT
- the phnE gene encoding phosphonate ABC transporter, permease protein PhnE; this translates as MPIIHAETAEPQWRRRTTAQQWAHWLAWFAGALLFVWCARFISENTLWEFVADAGSQGASLLARMVPPQWDYTPELLRPLWDTLNIATLGTALGVMLAFPLAFLAARNTTPSQVIRSAALLIIVSSRSINSLIWAMLLVAMLGPGVLAGIIAIALRSVGFVGKLLYEAIEEISTSPVEAIGATGAGRLQVLQFGVVPQIMPAFVGTSLYRWDINIREATVLGLVGAGGIGLQLDAAINNLAWDRVSVIFMLIFATVIFSEWASATLRQRLS
- the phnD gene encoding phosphate/phosphite/phosphonate ABC transporter substrate-binding protein, whose protein sequence is MPRAPFCRLLSALLLPLLGSAHATDLSSRFTDSNGDMVADAPAKSSEWLDPATLIFAYTPVEDPAVYAKVWDEFLQHMEKVTGKKVRFFPVQSNAAQLEAMRAGRLHIAGFNTGSVPLAVNCAGFVPFTMMADENGGFGYQMEIITYAGSGIDDVPGLKGRTLAFTSPTSNSGFKAPSALLKSEFNLEADKDFKTAFSGKHDNSIMGVVNRDYDAAAIANSVLSQMQARGVVKADQYQVLYTSQTFPTTGYGYVYNLKPELADRVREGFETFDWEGTALQAEFKNSGQAQFIPITYQEHWEVVRKIDQAMDVSYACDK